The Flavobacterium commune genome contains the following window.
ATTACCCGGATCTTTACCTCCGTGACCTGCATCTAAAATGATTGTAAAACTGTTATTTTTTTGCGAAAAAACTGAATTACAAAGAACTAAGATTAAAACAATGCTTAAAAGTGGATTCTTATAATTGAATTTCATCTGCAAAAGTTAATTTTAATTAAAACGTATTTCCTATAGAAGTATTATTTACTTATTTTTGACCCGCCTTTGACTGGAAATTAGATTTAATTTTGCCGAGTCAAAAATCGAGCCATAATTTTACAAAAATAGTATTTATCCCTTTGCGTACAAACTTATTTCATATCGTTTTACTATCCTTTTTCCTAACATTTGGGGCAACTAACATATATTCGCAAGATATAACAAAAAAAACGAAGCCTATTGCTATTCCTAAGCAACAACAAACTGCAACAACACAAAAAAAGCCCGAAATCACTGTAAATGACAGCATAACAAAGGTAAAAGACAGCGTAAAAACCGATAGTATTAAACCCAAAAAAGCATTTTTGGAAGGAAAAGTAAAATACAAAGCAGAGCAATACGCTAAAATTGACCAAAAAAAGAAATTAATCACTTTGTACGACAATGCCGAACTTTATTACCAGGATATTGAATTAAAATCGGGTAAAATTGTAATGGATTATGAAAAAAACGAAGTTTATGCCGGTCGAATTAAAGATTCTTTAGGTAAATACACTCAATATCCCAACTTTAAACAGGGCGAAAATATTATAGAACCGGACTCGATACGCTTTAATTTCAAAACAAAAAAAGCCCTAATATGGAACTCAAAAACTGATCAGGGAGAATTTAATGTAAAAGCAGCTATTACAAAAAAAGAAAATGATTCTGTTTACTTTTTAAAAGGAGCTCGTTTTACAACATCTACAAATAAAGAAAATCCCGAATATTATTTTCAAACCAATAAGGTAAAATTTATTCCGGGTAAAAAAGTAATTACCGGATTAACTAATTTAGTCATTGCCGATGTACCCACACCTATTGCCCTGCCTTTTGCTTTTTTTCCGATGAGCAAAGAAACCAGTGTTTCCGGATTAATTTTACCCAGTTATAACGACTCAAACAATCGTGGATTTTCATTGCAAAACGGAGGATACTATTTTGCACTTAGTGACCATTACGATTTAACTGTCCTGGGAGATTACTACACTAACGGCAGTTATGGTATGCGATTTGAATCCTCCTACGCTACCCGATACAAATACAGAGGAAATGTTAACATCCGTTTTGAAAACCTTATCAATAGTGAAAGAGGCTATCCTGACTATTCCAGACAAAATATATACAACATTCAATGGTCACATTCCAGAGATTCGAAAGCTAATCCTAATTCGAGTTTCTCAGCATCGGTTAACTTAGGAAGTAGTAAATATTACCAACAATCTATTAATCAGTCCAATATTGGATCTTCATTAAACAACACCTTAAGTTCGTCAGTTTCTTACTCTAAAACATTCAATATTATTCCTCAGGCACGTTTGTCATTGTCTGCTACGCATTCGCAAAATACCCAAACTGAGACCATTAATATGACTTTGCCAACTTTGCAATTTAGCTTAGACAGAATGTACCCCTTTGTTGGAAAAGATGGTGTAAAAAAAGGTTTTTTCAAAAACATCAACTTACAGTATAATTTAAACGGACGTAATTCCATTACCACTACCGATTCGTTGTTTTTCAAACCCGAAATGTTTAAAGATGCACAAATGGGAATGCAACACAGTATTCCTTTGAGTACTAACTTTAAATTATTCAAATATTTTAGTGCTTCGACTTCTGTTAATTACGAAGAGATTTGGTACGCAAAAACCATCCGAAGAGCTTATGATGCTGAACAAAGTGCTGTAGTTGACCGAACAGTAAACGGATTTGATGCTTTTAGAACCTATAACCTGTCTGCCAGTTTAGGAACTACTATTTACGGAACTTTCAATTTTGGTGAAAATAAAAAAATACAAGCCATCAGACACGTTATGCGTCCCTCTATTTCGTATGCTTATACTCCAAGTTTTGAAAAATATTACGACACCTATGCCTCTGATGCCAGCGGAACTATGGACAAACGATACACCCGATTTGAAGGCGGAATTTATGGCGCTCCGGGATTAAGCAATTCCAATACGATGGGAATTAGCATCAGTAACACCTTTGAAGCAAAAGTTAGAGATGCTGATTCAACGAAAACAGAGCCCAAAAAAGTAATGCTATTAAACAACCTGAATTTATCTACCAGCTACAATCTTGATGCCGATGGGGTTACCGCACTGGCCTGGTCTCCGGTAAGAGTAAGTACGGGAGCACAATTTTTTCAAAACAAACTAAATGCAAACTTTGCTACTACTTTAGATCCTTATGCAATTGATAATTCAGGACGAAGAATTAACAAATTTAATATTGACAATGGAGGAAGCTTATTCAGAATGACCAGTGCCAATATTACACTAAACTATGCTTTATCAAGTAAAGATAAAGAAGATAAAAAGAATAAAAACACGGAGCAAACCACCAGAAATGGTGGTCGTGAAGACGACCTTTTCGGAACAGCAACAGATTTGAATGACAACAGACAAAGTTTATTTGATGGCAGCGAGGAAGAAGGCGAAGATACTATTTCGGAATTTTTCAATGCCAAACTGCCTTGGGATATGACTTTTGCTTATTCTTTTACTTATAGCAATAACAATCGTGAAAGCAGGATTACAGGAAATTCTCTAATGATTTCGGCCAATACCGATTTAACTCCAAAATGGAAAGTAGGAGTATCTACAGGATATGATTTTGTTCAAAACGGAGTTACCTATACCCAATTGCGATTTGAACGCGATTTAGCAAGCTGGAGACTAAGTTTTAACTGGACTCCTTTTGGAAATAACGCTAACTGGAATTTCTTTATCGGAATTAAATCAGGTATGTTGAGCGATATTAAATGGGAAAAACGCAACTACCCTACTCGTTAATCTGACTAAAATACAAAACCATTCGTTTCATATAAAACCCTATTATCATGAAAAAAGTAATTTTTACCGAAAAAGCCCCTGCTCCTATTGGTCCGTATAATCAAGCCATACTTACCGGTAACACCTTATACACTTCGGGACAAATCGCCATCAATCCAGCTGACGGAAGTTTAGTTACCGCTACTATCGAAGCCGAAACAACTCAGGTTATGGAAAATCTAAAAGCTGTTTTGGAAGCTGCCGGAATGACTTTTGAAAACGTTGTAAAATCAACTATTTTTATCATGAACATGAATGATTTTGGAGCTATCAACGGCATTTATGGTTCTTATTTTAACGAAAAAACCGCTCCAGCTCGTGAAACGGTTCAGGTGGCTTGTTTGCCAAAAAATGTAAATGTAGAAATTTCAGTAATTGCTATACTCTAGTAGCAATTGCATCTAATAATAATTGTGCTGTAGCTTCATTAGTAGCCAAAGGCACATTGTGTACGTCACATACACGAACAAGCATACTCACATCTGGTTCGTGTGGGTGACTTGCCAAAGGGTCTTTAAAAAAGAAAACCATATTAGTTTTTCCTTCAGCCACTCTGGCAGCTATTTGAGCATCACCTCCTATAGGTCCTGAAAGCATTTTCATTACTTTAAAACCTGCTTTTTCAGCTCTTCCACCGGTTGTACCGGTAGCAATAAGCTGAATATTTTCTCTGGATAAAATATCTTTATTTTTATTTAAAAATTGAACCATGTCAACTTTTTTTCCATCGTGTGAAATAATAGCAATTTCCATAATTCTTATTTATTAGCTACGTGATACGAAATCAAACCATCAATAGGTCTTCTTAAAACATTACCTAATTGTAAGTTGTATTTATCGAAAGTATGTTGCAATTCCTCTTTTAAATAATAAGCAATTGAACCAATAAAATGAACCGGAACCTCTTTGCAATTATCATATTGCTGAATGTAATTTTTCACAAAAGACTTCATTCCTTTACGAATAATTTTTTGACAAAACTCAGTTTCTTTATGCTGAATTAAAAACTTAGCGAAGGTGGCCAAATAAGCGTTTGGATTCTCTTCTTTATATAATTTGTTTTTAATAAAATCAGGATCCACATTGAACTCTTTTTCAAATTCAACAGCTAAATCTTTAGGCATCTTATTAAAATAATATTTTCTGATTAATTCTTTTCCAAAAACATTTCCACTGGCGTCATCCATAACGATATACCCTAAAGATTGTACTTTTTGATGCAATTGAGTTCCATCAAAATAACTGCAATTGGAACCTGTTCCCAGGATACAAACAATTGCTTTTTCGTCTTTTGGCGTAGTTGCATAAACAGCCGCATAAGTATCTTCTTCCACAACAATTTTAGCATTTGGAAAATAATCCTGAAAAACAGCAGTCAAACTGATTTTCATTCTGTCAGTTCCGCAACCTGCACCATAGAAAAATAAATGAGTAGCCTCTTTTTTGCTTTGTTGAATATCAAATCGATCCTCTAAACGAGCTACAATTTGATCTCCTTCCAGGATTTCCGGATTTAAACCCAGTGTTTGAGTTGTAAATAATATTTTTCCATGATCGTCTATCGCAATCCAGTCGGCTTTGGTAGAACCACTATCAACTATTAATTTCATTTATTTTAGTTTTTAGATTTGTTTTTAGATAAGCTGTTCCTTTTTAATTAAAAATGTTGTTTTTACATTAATTAAAAGAGGTATAAAATAAGAAAATCCCGTTCGACGCATCGAACGGGATTTTCTAAAATTGTAAAATATTATTTTAAACCTGCAATATGTACAGATAAATCAATTAATTTACTAGAGTATCCGTACTCATTATCGTACCAAGATACTAATTTAAAGAAAGTAGAGTTCAAACCAATTCCTGCAGTAGCATCAATGATTGAAGTTCTTTTGTCAGAGATAAAATCTTGAGAAACAACAGCATCTTCAGTATATCCTAAGATACCTTTCATGTTAGTTTCAGAAGCATTTTTCAAAACAGCCATAATTTCTTCGTAAGAAGTTTCTTTAGCTACTTTTACAGTTAAGTCAACAGTAGAAACGTCAGCAGTAGGAACACGGAAAGCCATACCAGTTAATTTTCCATTCAATTCAGGAATAACTTTTCCAACCGCTTTAGCAGCTCCTGTAGAAGAAGGAATAATGTTGATTGCAGCAGCACGTCCACCTCTCCAGTCTTTTCTAGAAGGACCATCAGCAGTCATTTGAGTTGAAGTTGTAGCGTGAACAGTAGTCATCAAAGCTTCAACAATTCCGAAGTTATCGTGAATTACTTTAGCTAATGGAGCTAAACAGTTAGTAGTACAAGAAGCGTTAGAAACAACTAAATCAGTAGCTTTTGCAGTTTCGTGGTTTACTCCCATTACAAACATTGGAGCATCAGCAGAAGGAGCAGAAATAATTACTTTTTTAGCACCACCTTTAATGTGCTCATTTGCAGTTTCGATAGTTGTAAAAATACCAGTACATTCAGCAACTACATCAACGTCAACTTCATTCCATTTTAAGTCAGCTGGATTTCTTTCAGCAGTGATACGGATGTTTCTTCCGTTTACGTATAATTTTCCTTCTTTTACTTCAACATCACCATCAAAACGACCGTGAACTGAATCATATTTTAATAAGTAAGCTAAGTGATCTACATCTAATAAGTCATTGATTGCAACAACTTCTACATTATCTCTGTTGAAAGACTCTCTAAAAACAATTCTTCCGATTCTTCCGAAACCGTTTATTCCTAATTTTACTTTTGACATTTCTTTATTTATTTATTGTTTATTATTCTGATTGAAAAATTTTCGCAAATTTAATAATTAATTCTGCTACAATTTTTATTAAGTTGTGATAATATCTGAAACTCTCAACAACTCTCTGTCGATTTCCGACTTACCTTTGATGGCTAATGATAATGGAGTAAGATTTACAGTATCATTTTTTAATCCTACCATAAAGTTAGACACTCCGTCTAATAATGATTCTACAGCTTTAACACCTAAACGGCTAGCTAATACCCTATCAAAACAAGAAGGCGAACCTCCACGCTGCATGTGTCCTAATACAGATACACGAACATCATATTCGGGCAAATTAGCATCCACATAATCTTTTAATTCGAATACATTTTTACCTATTTTATCTCCTTCTGCAATTACAACAATACTGGATGATTTTCCGGAAGCTTTACTTTTTTGAAGTGATTCCAATAGACGATCTAGCCCTAAATCTTCTTCAGGAATTAAAATTTCTTCAGCACCACCTGCAATACCTGCGTTCAATGCAATGTGTCCGGCATCTCTTCCCATTACTTCCACAAAGAATAAACGATTGTGTGAACTGGCAGTATCTCTAATTTTATCGATACAATCTACTACGGTATTTAAAGCAGTATCATATCCTAAAGTATGTGTTGTTCCGTAAATATCATTATCGATAGTTCCCGGAATTCCCATTACAGGAAAATTATATTCTGAGTTAAAAATCAAAGCTCCTGTAAACGTACCGTCTCCTCCGATAACTACTAAAGCTTCAACTCCTTCTTTAACTAAGTTATCATGTGCTTTTTTTCTTCCTTCAGCAGTTCTGAATTCAGATGAACGAGCCGATTTTAAAATCGTTCCTCCTTTATTAATAATATTATTTACACTACGAGGTCCCATTTCTTTGAAGTCTCCTTCAATCATCCCTTGGTATCCTCTGTAAATCCCAACACATTCTATATTATGATAAGCACAAGTTCGAACTACAGAACGTATCGCGGCATTCATTCCCGGTGAATCTCCACCTGAGGTTAAAACACCTATTTTTTTTATTGTTTTTAGCATAGTTTTAGTTTTGAAAGGTAAAATTAAGAAACATTAATTACTTTAAAAGGGTATGACTTAATATTTTAACTAATCAGCTTAAATTCAAACGTTTTCGTTAATAAGTTTCACAAAAAACAAAAAAACTGAACTTTTTTTTGAAAGAAATCGATTTTTAGATAATTTAACTAAGAATACCTTATTTTAACCTTTATCTAACATTTTAATAAAACAACATCGATTAGCAAACTACTCTTCGTCCTCGGCTTTAACCGCTTCTTTATTCTTTTTTGAATCAGCTTTTTTAGGAGCTTTCTTTTTACTGAAATTAATATACTCCGGAATTACATTAGAATCCTGAAAATACTCATTAGTATTCCCGGTATTTTGAATACGGTATTTTTTAAATATCTTACTAACCAATTCCCTGAAAGTATCAAAATCAACATCATAAGTCACCCCTAAACCTTGGGTATAACCTATTCCCTGACCAATATAATTAATATCATTTTCTCTGTTGAATAATCGTAAATTCATTGTTCCATCCTGATTTACCCTATACAAAACTTCAACATCGCCTACTACTGCCGATTCATTAATTCCTCCAAAAGGAACCCCTACCTTTCCGTTAATAGAAATACGCTCATTAATTTTTGACGAAATAGTTGCTACTACTCTACCATCGGTTTCTCTACCAATTCTTCTGTCAGGAGAAACATAATTCAGTCCTACCTTAAACTTATCACTATCCGTCTTTAAAATATCTCCTAACAAACTGGAAGCGGTTTCAAACAAACTTCCCGAAAAATCAGACTGATTCACTCCTTCCGGACTCAAAAAACCTCCCGAAGAAAGCAAATACAAAGCCTGTGTTTGCCTTACATCTTTATCGTATAATTTATATTGAATTTCTGACTTTAAAACATTACTCACCGTTGGGAATTCTATATTAAAATCAGGATCCGGACTGGCTAAATCTCCCTGAATACCAATAACTACATTCACCGGGACTTTTCGGTTAAATGAAGAATTGTCCAACAAAACAGCAGGATTCGCAATGGTTTTGTAAACCGCCTGTAAATTCAACTGCGCTCGCATTGGATTCCCTTCCCAGGAAATAGAACCTCCTTTTTTTACATCAAACTTCTTATCAATTAATCCGCCGTATTTAAAATTATAAGTTCCTTCATAAGCCTGGAAATCACCCCACATATTAAATTTTCCTAAAGTGTTAATTTCAAACAAAAGTGAACCATAACCTCTACCACGCATTCCATGTCCTGAATTTCTGTCTAATATCACTTCAACCTCGGCATCAGGCGTTATGTCCAAATCAAATTTTAACTCAAGACCATTATACTTTCGGGTATTTTCGACAATTCCCATTTTTTTATTATACTTTTCCTTGGGTGTTACAAAGTGAATAAAAGAATTCTCGCCTACACTCTCGGCATAATTAATAGGTATTTTAACGTCGGATCCCTTCTCTGATTTTGCGTCAATTTTTATCAACAAAGCATTAGTAGGTCCTTTAATCGTTGCAGCTCCGTTAATAAAAGCAGTTCCATAATAGGCAGCATCTTCAGAATCCTTGGTATCTAAAACCACCAGCCTTTTGGAAGTTATCCCAAAATCCAGTTTCCAGTCTGCAAAATTATTATGCTCAATACTACCATTCAATAAACCTCTGGTATTAAATTTAGAATCTGTAATGGTATTATTTCTAAACAAAAATGTCTCATCTACCAAATCCACTACTGAACGATCACTCAACTGATAATCAACATTGAGATAAGGAATAGTCATTCCTGCTTTATCTACAAACAATCGTCCGCTTATTTTTGGCTTATTTACATCTCCTGTTACAATTGAATTTCCTGTTACAAATCCTCTGATATTAGACAAAACGTCACCTCCTAACGAACTAAAAACACCTAAATTAAACTTATCCAATTTCAATTTTAAATCAAGAACCGTTTTCTTGTTGACAATTTCAAAACTTCCGTTAGCATTAAAAGATTCCAGATTATCATTTTGCAAATAAGAATTAATACTGAATTTTTCCAGATTTTGATCTCCTTCAATATCAAACTTCAAAGTTCCCAAGTCGGTTTTATTAATATTCAGTTTATCGACTATTAATGAAGCGGTGGGCTTATAAATCTGATTGTTTTGCTTAAAATGAATGGCACCGTTTACATTTCCGTTAAACACAAACTTACTGCTCAAAGGCGTAATTTTATACAAATCAACATCTTTAAAACTAAGTTCTAAATTCTTATTCAAATTATCTTTTATCACCCCATTCAAAGCCACAGATTGATTTTCGTGAGAAAGTATGATATTATCAAAATTGAAATTCTTAACCGATTTATCAAAAACTATTTTATTATCCGATCGGTCCTGTTGATTCAAATACCATAAATTCTCCTTGAATTTCATCTCTGATTTACTAATACCTACCACATTATTATTATCCTCATCAATAGTATGGTATAAATTCAGGTTGAAATAATCTTCTCCTTTTTCGCCTCCTTTAAACTCGGAACGAAACAGTAAAGTATCTTTAGTGATGATGTTAATCAAGCTAAAATCACGCATTTTATAATAAGGCGTTTTGATGCTATCTAATTCCACATAAGCATTGTACAACGGATTTTTATTATCAATAGCAACACTAATATTATCAAAAGTATTCTTAGCATACACAATTTTAGGCGAATTAAAATTCATCTTAAATTCCTGACCATCCGATTTGATGTTTCCTTTAAGAACCGTATTGGTTGCCAACGCAATTTCGGGATATAAAATCTCAACAATCTTACTGTAAATAGTAAAATTAAACCTTAAAAATTGTCCTTTGTTTACTTTTTCGGGCTTAAAATTAGTATATAAACTACCCAGTGAATTCTTAGCCAATCTTCCTAATTGACTAAATTGAAAACGCCCCACCACTTTTCCTTCAACAATATCCGGAGAATCAATTGTTAGCGTACGAATTCCTTTTTCGTCAAAAGTGGAATTAATATTAAAATCATCAAAAAAATAAGTATCCTTTACATTTTGATACGAAGTCTCTTTTATATAAATATTTCCCTGTAAATTTTCAATAGTATTTCCCGTGACCTGTACCACCACATCACCTTTAAAATTAGAAATACTATCCTTTACAAATTTCAGCTTATTCAAATTGGCATGAGCCACATTGATATGAAAATCATATTTATTTTCTTTGGCACTTAAATCAACCAAACCATCAAATTCCATATCCAGATTAGGATCATCTACCGAAATTTGTCCTTTATAATAAGGCAATTTAAAATTACCATTAACAACAATATTGCTGTATCTGTAATTTTTATAATCAACTGTATTGATAGTTCCTTTTAACTGTGTGTTCAAGAATTTCTCTGTAAATCCTTTTCCATCTACATTGACATCCATGGTTACTTTTCCTAAATCTTCACGATTTAAAAAAGTTCCAACATCAAAATTTTCAAAAACTACATTTCCGGTATAAGTCGCTTTGTCAATAAAATCTATATTTGTCATCGAAAAAACCGACTGTACTCTTCCAATTTCTGATTTCAAATTAAGTGCTGCATCGATAGCTGTAGCTGTAAGTTGGGTGCTTCCTTCCATCCAAAAACCCCCCAATGTTTTTAATTCAACCGGTAGTTTTTTGCCAAGAACATTAGGAAGAAGGTTCACTAAATTATCGTAACTCGAGTTGATTCGGCTAAAATCGCCATCCATATAAAATCGCTGATGTTGTTTTCCAAAAATATTTTTGAAACGAATAGCTCCTTCAATTCTTGATTTTTTCGAATCAACTAACTTTAAACGATTTACATACAAATCGTTTAAAGTTCCATTAATATTGGCTCTGTTGATATAGAAGAAATGATTTTTAGCTAATTCATTATAAAAATAACGGACATCATTACTTGCTATCGAAGCCGAATGAATCTTAACATCAAACTTAACTTTATCATTAAAATGGGCAAAATCTTCAATTTTATAATTCAGCGCCACTTCAGCTTTTATTTTGGATTCAGAAGTGGTTAAATCCAGATTTTCCAGCTTTATTTTTTTCTTGGTATAACTAAAAACAGTACTTAAATCTTTTACAAACAAACCTCCTGAATCTAAAAAAGATAATTTATTTATAATAATATCCACATCAGGACCATAGAGTTTAAAATTGGTCAATTCGGTATTAATATTTTTAAAATCAACATCCTTTGGATTGGCTTTATTCTCATCTGTCAATCTAAAATGCCCATGATTGATGTAAGCCTTATCTGATGTCAGAAGAAAATGTTTTCCTGTAGGTGGTTTCCCCGAATCAAAGGCATCTATGAAAACATCCATATTAGTTTTCTTTTCGTTTTTGTAAGTTTTCATATCAAACAAAACTCCATCCAGATGAATTTTCTTAAACAACAAATCGCCTTCTAAAACAGCATTGACATCAAAAATAGTAGTATTTAAAATTCGGGTATAAATTAAAGTGTCCTTATGGTGATCTAAAATCAATACGTTTTTAATTTTTACTCCACCAAAAACTGATACTCTAACTTTGTCAATATTGATACTTGTACCAAAATCATTATTGATACGATTCATTAAATACTTACCTACCTTAGTTTGAACCGCTGGTAACGATAAAGCAATACCAAGCATCAACAGGAAAATGATGAGCCCCAGAATTATACTCGAAGTTATTTTAATGGCTTTTTTGATATGCTTTGCTTTTATTTATGAAATATTATTTTGCTTAAGGAAAGAGCAAAACCTTTAATAAAAATTCTTTAATTTTGGCTGCGCCGTAAAATTAAAAAAAATAAAATCGGTTTCTATAGATAATTCAAAAATTGTGCCTTCAAATATGCTAAATCCCGAGGTTTTTATTCTTGCTATCGAAAGTTCATGCGATGATACTGCTGCAGCCGTTTTATGTAACGACAAAGTACTGTCAAATGTTGTGGCGAATCAATTAATTCATACCCAGTACGGCGGTGTGGTTCCTGAACTGGCTTCAAGAGCGCATCAGCAAAATATTGTACCTGTAATTGATGCTGCTTTCAAAAAAGCCAATATACAAAAAGAACAACTTTCAGCCATTGCATTTACTCAAGGACCGGGACTAATGGGTTCTTTATTAGTAGGTAGTTCATTTGCCAAATCAATGGCACTGGCATTGGGAATTCCACTTATTGCGGTCAACCACATGCACGCACATATTTTGGCGCATTTTATTGACGAAGAAGGTTATGACAAACCCGAATTTCCTTTCCTGGCCTTAACCATTAGCGGCGGACATACCCAAATTGTGAAAGTCAACCACTTTTTTGATATGCAAATCATTGGCGAAACCACCGATGATGCTGTAGGTGAAGCTTTTGACAAAAGCGCTAAAATCCTGGGACTTCCCTATCCTGGTGGGCCTTTAGTAGATAAATATGCCCAACTGGGAAATCCAAAAGCATATCCTTTTACCAAACCGAAAGTTCCCGGACTGGATTTTAGTTTTTCAGGTTTAAAAACGGCAATCTTGTATTTCATCCAAAAAGAAAAACAAAAAAATCCAAATTTTATCGAAGAAAACACCAATGATATTTGTGCTTCGATTCAATATACGATTATCCAAATTTTAATGGACAAATTAAAATTGGCTGTACAAGAAACGGGAATTAAACAAATAGCTATTGGCGGAGGCGTTTCGGCAAATTCCGGAATCAGACAAACTTTAAAAGACGCTGAACAAAAATACGGCTGGAAAACATTTGTCCCTAAATTTGAATAC
Protein-coding sequences here:
- a CDS encoding translocation/assembly module TamB domain-containing protein; protein product: MLGIALSLPAVQTKVGKYLMNRINNDFGTSINIDKVRVSVFGGVKIKNVLILDHHKDTLIYTRILNTTIFDVNAVLEGDLLFKKIHLDGVLFDMKTYKNEKKTNMDVFIDAFDSGKPPTGKHFLLTSDKAYINHGHFRLTDENKANPKDVDFKNINTELTNFKLYGPDVDIIINKLSFLDSGGLFVKDLSTVFSYTKKKIKLENLDLTTSESKIKAEVALNYKIEDFAHFNDKVKFDVKIHSASIASNDVRYFYNELAKNHFFYINRANINGTLNDLYVNRLKLVDSKKSRIEGAIRFKNIFGKQHQRFYMDGDFSRINSSYDNLVNLLPNVLGKKLPVELKTLGGFWMEGSTQLTATAIDAALNLKSEIGRVQSVFSMTNIDFIDKATYTGNVVFENFDVGTFLNREDLGKVTMDVNVDGKGFTEKFLNTQLKGTINTVDYKNYRYSNIVVNGNFKLPYYKGQISVDDPNLDMEFDGLVDLSAKENKYDFHINVAHANLNKLKFVKDSISNFKGDVVVQVTGNTIENLQGNIYIKETSYQNVKDTYFFDDFNINSTFDEKGIRTLTIDSPDIVEGKVVGRFQFSQLGRLAKNSLGSLYTNFKPEKVNKGQFLRFNFTIYSKIVEILYPEIALATNTVLKGNIKSDGQEFKMNFNSPKIVYAKNTFDNISVAIDNKNPLYNAYVELDSIKTPYYKMRDFSLINIITKDTLLFRSEFKGGEKGEDYFNLNLYHTIDEDNNNVVGISKSEMKFKENLWYLNQQDRSDNKIVFDKSVKNFNFDNIILSHENQSVALNGVIKDNLNKNLELSFKDVDLYKITPLSSKFVFNGNVNGAIHFKQNNQIYKPTASLIVDKLNINKTDLGTLKFDIEGDQNLEKFSINSYLQNDNLESFNANGSFEIVNKKTVLDLKLKLDKFNLGVFSSLGGDVLSNIRGFVTGNSIVTGDVNKPKISGRLFVDKAGMTIPYLNVDYQLSDRSVVDLVDETFLFRNNTITDSKFNTRGLLNGSIEHNNFADWKLDFGITSKRLVVLDTKDSEDAAYYGTAFINGAATIKGPTNALLIKIDAKSEKGSDVKIPINYAESVGENSFIHFVTPKEKYNKKMGIVENTRKYNGLELKFDLDITPDAEVEVILDRNSGHGMRGRGYGSLLFEINTLGKFNMWGDFQAYEGTYNFKYGGLIDKKFDVKKGGSISWEGNPMRAQLNLQAVYKTIANPAVLLDNSSFNRKVPVNVVIGIQGDLASPDPDFNIEFPTVSNVLKSEIQYKLYDKDVRQTQALYLLSSGGFLSPEGVNQSDFSGSLFETASSLLGDILKTDSDKFKVGLNYVSPDRRIGRETDGRVVATISSKINERISINGKVGVPFGGINESAVVGDVEVLYRVNQDGTMNLRLFNRENDINYIGQGIGYTQGLGVTYDVDFDTFRELVSKIFKKYRIQNTGNTNEYFQDSNVIPEYINFSKKKAPKKADSKKNKEAVKAEDEE
- the tsaD gene encoding tRNA (adenosine(37)-N6)-threonylcarbamoyltransferase complex transferase subunit TsaD; protein product: MLNPEVFILAIESSCDDTAAAVLCNDKVLSNVVANQLIHTQYGGVVPELASRAHQQNIVPVIDAAFKKANIQKEQLSAIAFTQGPGLMGSLLVGSSFAKSMALALGIPLIAVNHMHAHILAHFIDEEGYDKPEFPFLALTISGGHTQIVKVNHFFDMQIIGETTDDAVGEAFDKSAKILGLPYPGGPLVDKYAQLGNPKAYPFTKPKVPGLDFSFSGLKTAILYFIQKEKQKNPNFIEENTNDICASIQYTIIQILMDKLKLAVQETGIKQIAIGGGVSANSGIRQTLKDAEQKYGWKTFVPKFEYTTDNAAMIGIVGYQKFLSQNFENASVVSKARIQF